The genomic region CATCACCTTCTATTTTATTTTTATAAATTCATCATTATTTTTTCTATATATATTTTTATATATTATTAAATTATTAGAAATTATATTATCTATATCTTCTTTATTTTCTGTTCTTACGCATATTCCACAGCTTTGGGTTATAGATGTTGGTGTAGGCATTATTTTAAATTTATAATTATTTTCTTTTAGTTTTTTTTCTGCATTCATTGCATCTAATGTGTTTTTAAAAACTATAACATAATAACTCATATTTTCCTCCAATTTAAGAAAACTTATTTATTTTGATTTTCTTTAATTAATTATATTATATTGAATATTCTTTTTAAATAGCTTTAAATGACAACTTTTTTAATATATTATGTAAATGTATATTATTTATTTTATAATTTATATTATTAAAGATATAAATAAATAAGGAGTAAAAATATGAATATTTATTTAGATAATGCAAGCACAACTTTTCCAAAACCAAAAGCTGTTGCTGATTCAATATATAATTTTCTTACAAAAATTGGAGGAAATCCAGGCAGAGCTAATCATGATAACGCTTTAGAAACAAATCGACTTTTAATAGAGGCAAGAGAAACTATAGCAAACTTCTTTAATTTTGATAAAATAGAAAATATTATTTTTACAAGTAATATAACTTCTTCAATAAATATATTAATCAACGGAATTTTAAAAAATGGTGATCATGTAATAACTTCTTCTATGGAGCATAATTCAGTTATTAGACCTCTTTATAGACTAAAAGAAAACCATATTATTGAACTTGATATTGTATCAGCAAATAATTTTGGTTTTATATCTCCAAAGGATATAGAAAATAAAATAAAAGAAAATACAAAATTAGTTATACTAAATCACGCCTCTAATGTTTTTGGATCAATTCAGCCAATACAAGAAGTAGGCAAATTATGCAAAAAACATAACATCTTTTTTATAATAGATTCAGCCCAAAGTGCTGGTGTATTAAGTATAGACTTTAAAACTCTGAATTTGAGTGCCTTAGCCTTTACAGGACATAAGAGCCTTTTTGGACCTCAAGGGATAGGCGGCTTTATTATTAATGATGATTTAAACTCAATTTGTTCTCCATATACCCTAGGAGGAACAGGCAGCTTGTCTTATTCTTTGACTCAACCTGACTTTTTACCAGACAAATTTGAAGCTGGAACATTAAATATGCCTGGAATATGTGGCTTGTTAGAGGGTATTAAATTTATAAATAATGAAGGTATTAATACTATATATGAAAAGAATTTTTATTTGCGTTCTCATTTGCTAGAAGAACTTCATAATATTAATAATGTTATATTATATGATGATATAAATAAAGCTGACAGCTATACATCTTGCCTTTCTTTAAATGTTAAAGATATGGATACTTCTGAATTATCTTATATTTTAGATAATGATTATAATATAAAAAATAGATCTGGATTACACTGTGCTCCTTTAGCTCACAAAACTGTGGGTACTTATCCTTCAGGTACTGTTCGCTTAAGTATCAGTTATTTTAATACCCTAGAAGAAATCAATTATGTTATAAACTCTATAAACAATATAATAAAATTAAAATAATTTTTTACTGTATAGTTACCTCCTTTATTGTTAATAATTTCAATAAAGGAGGTTTTTTATGGATACTAATTTTTCTGTTGATTCTTTTATGCCTAATACTTATTTAGATATTAAGAATTTCTTATTAAAAAATTTGAATGATGTTCTTTTATCAGATAGAGAAATAATTTTTTTATGTATAGGAACTGATAGATGTACTGGGGATTCTTTAGGTCCTTTAGTTGGTCACAAATTAAAACCCTTAATACCTAAAAATAAATTTTATGTTTATGGAACACTAGAAAACCCAGTACACTCTAGAAACTTAGTTTCTATTTTAGATAAAATATATAGTAATTTTTCTAATCCATATATTATAGCAATAGATGCCTGTCTAGGTAAAATAAATAATATCGGTAAAATATTTATAGAAAACAAACCCTTAAGCCCAGGACTTGCTTTAAATAAAGACCTTCCTAAAGTTGGTGATTTAAGCATAACTGGAATTGTTAATATTTCTGGAAGTTTTGAGTTTTTAGTATTACAAAATACTAGATTATATGTAGTTATGAATTTAGCAGAAGTAATTTATAAAGGAATACTTCATTTTGCATTATCAGCTTCAAGATTAAATACAAAAAAAACTCTATCTAACATTTAATATTTACCTTATTTAAATAATTTCTTAATAAAAAAGGAGCTATTCAAATTAATCTTGAAATAGCTCCCTTTTTATTGTCTATATTTTTTATACAACTATTTATTTATTGCTTCATTTAATACATAAGTTTCTTCCTCAGAAAGCTCATATCTTGATATTCCCTTATCTACTGGCTTAGCATAAGTTCTACTATCTTGTCTTGAATATATACCTGTTAAAATAATTCCATCATTATAAGAATCTAAAATTGCAATTGAAAAACTTAGATCACTTCCTACATCCTCAAAGGCTTTATATCTCATAATAGCTATTTTATTTACACAGCTCTTCATTTCTTCTTTCAAATCTTCGTATTTATTTAAAGCTTCTTCAGAGGCTTTCATAGACTTATCTATTTCTTCAAGCTTAGAAGCTATAAGTTCCTCTAGGTTTTTATTATTACTTCCCCTCATAAGTCTTCTATACTTTTTTTCTAATTTATTTACCGAACTATATAATGATATTACAACTATAAAAAGTAAAATTGTTATGATTAGTAGACCTATTATAATAAATGAAGAATATTCATTTATTATGTTTAATATATTTTCCATCAATTGTTCCTCCTTTTGAGTATTATCAAAAATATGTTTCACGTGAAACATTAATAATAAAATGTTTCACGTGAAACATTATAGGTTCATTATTTCTAATATTCTTTGTAAATCTTCATTTGAATAATATTCAATTTCAATTTTTCCTTTGTTATTTTTATTGCTTATACTTACTTTTGTCCCTAGATAATCTTGTAATCTTTCTGTGATATCTCTATAATAAGGATCTAATTCTGTTTTTCTCTTTCTTTCTTTTTTTTCTGAATTTAAACTTTTAATTAATCTTTCTAAATCTCTCACTGAAAGATTTTCATCTATAACCTTCTGAGCCAATTCACATTGTAACTTTTCATTTGTAATTGATAATAATACTCTTCCATGTCCTTCTGTAATCACTTCATCAATAAGATATTGCTTAACAGTATCACATAAATTCATTAATCTTAAAGTATTAGTTATTGAAACTCTAGATTTCCCAATTCTCTTACTTAATTCTTCTTGAGTTAAATTAAAATCCGTTAACAATTTTTTATAAGCAATTGCTTCTTCTATAGGATTTAAATCTTGTCTTTGAATATTTTCAATCAAGGAAATTTCTAAAATATTTTTTTCACTTAAATCCATAACTAGTACAGGAACCTCTTTTAAACCTAAAAGTTTAGCTGCTCGCCATCTTCTTTCTCCAGCAACTATAATATAATAGTCATCCTTTTTATTTACTATTATAGGTTGAATTATTCCATGCTCTTTTATTGATTGTGCTAATTCAGCTATTTTATCATCATCGAAGTTTTTTCTAGGCTGTTCATCATTACTTCTAATTAAGTTTATACTAATTAAATTCTTTTCAGCTTCTTCTTTATTATTTATATCTTCAGGAATTAATGCTCCTAATCCCTTACCTAATGCAAATTTTTTACTCACTTTCTTCACCTACTTATTGTTTACTTAAAAACTCTTTAGTTAAAGACTTATAAGAATCAGCACCTTTACATTTCTCATCATACAACATTATTGGAAGTCCAAAACTTGGCGCCTCTGCCAATCTTATATTTCTAGGTATCTTTGTGTTATATACTTTGTCTTTAAAAAAATTCTTAACTTCATCATAAACTTCATTACTCAAATTAGTTCTATAATCATACATGGTCATTACTACACCTTCTATTTCTAGCTTCTTATTTAATGACTTCTTAACTAATTGTATAGTATTTATTAATTGACCTACACCCTCTAAAGCATAAAATTCACATTGTATAGGTATAAGAACAGATTCTACAGAAGTTAATGCATTTATTGTTAATACTCCTAGCGAAGGAGGACAATCTATAAAAATAAAGTCATATTCATCTTCTATTTCTTTTATCTTGTTTTTTAAAATACTTTCTCTATCCTCTTTAGCAATAATTTCAACCTCTGCTCCTGCTAACTCCATTGTAGATGGTGCTATATAAAGATTTTGAACTAATTCACTTCGAATTATTACTTCCCTAAGGGATGCATCTGCTGTTAATACATCATACATTGATAATTCCAAATTTCTCTTATCTAAACCTAATCCACTTGTTGTATTTCCTTGTGGATCTATATCTATTGTTAATACCCTATAGCCTTCTAGTGCAAGATATGCACATAAATTTATATTAGTTGTTGTTTTTCCTACTCCACCCTTTTGATTGAATATGCAAATTTTCTTCATATAAAGCTCTATTTTTAGAGCTTCACCCCCTTCCCTAATATTATTATATATACTTTTAATTCATAATAAAAGATTAACATAATAAATTTATTATATATCTTTATAATATAATTAAAATTTATAATTTATTTTTTCAAATATAAGGTTTGCAAAAAAATTTACATAAAAAAATTGACAATTAACAAGCAAAAATAATTTATTTATTACTTTATGTTAGTGATAAATAAACTACCATTTGCTGAAGTTAATAGTCAATTATATTAATTATATGAAAATTATGTTATTAAATATTATTTTTTAGGTATAGTAACTGTAACTTGAATAAATTCCTCACTATCCTTAAATTTATATTCTGCAGGTATATTAAATTTACTAAAAACCTGCTTAATTGTATTAACATATAATTTAGCAGGAAATACACTCTTTACCTTCTTTTTATCTTTATTATTTAATTCCTCACCAGCTAACTTTAGAAGCTCCTTATTAATAGCCTCTTCTGTAGCCTTAACATTTAAAGAGTTCTTTATTATTTTATCAATAATTTTTAATTGTAACTCTTCATCTGGTAAAGATAATAAAGCTCTTGCATGTCTTTCTGTAAGCTTATGTTCAACACAAAGTTCTCTAACCCTTGAGCTCAATTTTAATAATCTTAATTTATTAGCAATAGTAGATTGCTTTTTTCCCATTCTTCTTGCTAATTCTTCTTGTGTGAATTTATGATCATGGATAAGATTATAATAAGCTTCTGCTTCTTCAATAAAATTTAAATCTTCTCTTTGAAGGTTTTCAAGTAATGCAATTTCGGCAGATTGAGTATCTGTAATATCTATAATATTACAAGGTACCTCTTCAATTTCTGCCATTCTAGCAGCTCTCCATCTTCTTTCTCCTGCTACTAATTCATAATTTTCCCCTCTTTTTCTAACTGTAATAGGTTGTATTATTCCATGTGTTTTTATAGATTCAGATAATTCTTCTAGTGCTTCCTCATTAAAAAACCTTCTAGGCTGATAAGTATTTGGAAATATCTTATCAACTCTTATACTAGTAATTTCCTTATTCATATGCAATCAACCATCCCCTACTATTATGAATCACCGTTTTTTCAATAAATTAAAAATTCTATTTTCTTCTCTAAATTCCTTCTTTTTGTTCCCTAATATTGTAAGACAAATTCATATATTAAATCTTAATAATTTACAAATCTCAATATATAAATTATTCATATATTATTTATCGACTTTTTTTATTGTACAATTTTGTAGAATATACTTTTATTTTATTGGTTTTTTATTTACAGTTCCTGCTTTTCTTGGGTATATTTTAGGACAAACTTTTATCTTTTTTATTTCTACAATATTATGATTCAAATCAGATCCTTCTATATTTACTTTTATAATTCCCTTCAGTTCTCCACCTAAAACATCTATTGCTTTTTGTCCATCTTTTAATTCTTCTTCTATAGCAGGTCCTTTTAAGGCAACAAAATAACCATTCATTCTTACATAAGGAAGACAAAACTCTGATAAAACAGCCATATTTGCTACTGCTCTAGAAGTAGCAACATCAAATTTTTCCCTAAGTTCCTTATTTCTCGCTCCATCTTCAGCTCTAGAATGTATTGTTATAACATTCTTTAAGCCTAATTCTCCTATAACCAAATTAAGAAAATTGATCCTTTTATTTAAAGAATCTAATAATGTTACCTGAACATTAGGATTCATAATAGCTATAGGCAGGCCAGGAAAGCCAGCACCCGTTCCAATATCTATTATGTTTTTTGCATTTTTTATAGCTTCCGATTTAAATGCTTTTATGCAATCTATAAAATGTTTTTTTATTATTTCTTCATCCTCTGTAATGGCTGTTAAATTTATTTTTTCATTCCATTCCTGAAGAAGTCTCATATATTTTATAAATTGGTCATATTGATGTTCTGATAAGTCAATCCCTGCCTCTAAAGAAGCTTCTTTCATTAATTGAAAAAATTCCATTATTTCCTCCAAAGAAATTTATTTTTTATATTTATGTTCTAAATAAATTAATAATACAGATATATCAGCAGGTGAAACTCCTGATATTCTTGATGCTTGACCTATACTTATAGGTCTTATTTTAGAAAGCTTTTGAATAGCTTCTGTTCTTAATCCTTTAACATCATTATAATCTATCTCTTCTGGTATTAATTTCTTTTCAAATTTCTTAAATTGTCTTACTTGCTCTAACTGACTTTCAATATATCCTTCATATTTAGTAATTATATTTATTTGTTCACCAATATCTTCGTTATATTCTGGTCTATCTGGGTCTAAAGAGGCTAATTTAAAGTAATCTAGTTCTGGTCTTTTAATAAGTT from Clostridium isatidis harbors:
- the yyaC gene encoding spore protease YyaC yields the protein MDTNFSVDSFMPNTYLDIKNFLLKNLNDVLLSDREIIFLCIGTDRCTGDSLGPLVGHKLKPLIPKNKFYVYGTLENPVHSRNLVSILDKIYSNFSNPYIIAIDACLGKINNIGKIFIENKPLSPGLALNKDLPKVGDLSITGIVNISGSFEFLVLQNTRLYVVMNLAEVIYKGILHFALSASRLNTKKTLSNI
- the noc gene encoding nucleoid occlusion protein → MNKEITSIRVDKIFPNTYQPRRFFNEEALEELSESIKTHGIIQPITVRKRGENYELVAGERRWRAARMAEIEEVPCNIIDITDTQSAEIALLENLQREDLNFIEEAEAYYNLIHDHKFTQEELARRMGKKQSTIANKLRLLKLSSRVRELCVEHKLTERHARALLSLPDEELQLKIIDKIIKNSLNVKATEEAINKELLKLAGEELNNKDKKKVKSVFPAKLYVNTIKQVFSKFNIPAEYKFKDSEEFIQVTVTIPKK
- a CDS encoding ParB/RepB/Spo0J family partition protein produces the protein MSKKFALGKGLGALIPEDINNKEEAEKNLISINLIRSNDEQPRKNFDDDKIAELAQSIKEHGIIQPIIVNKKDDYYIIVAGERRWRAAKLLGLKEVPVLVMDLSEKNILEISLIENIQRQDLNPIEEAIAYKKLLTDFNLTQEELSKRIGKSRVSITNTLRLMNLCDTVKQYLIDEVITEGHGRVLLSITNEKLQCELAQKVIDENLSVRDLERLIKSLNSEKKERKRKTELDPYYRDITERLQDYLGTKVSISNKNNKGKIEIEYYSNEDLQRILEIMNL
- a CDS encoding ParA family protein, whose amino-acid sequence is MKKICIFNQKGGVGKTTTNINLCAYLALEGYRVLTIDIDPQGNTTSGLGLDKRNLELSMYDVLTADASLREVIIRSELVQNLYIAPSTMELAGAEVEIIAKEDRESILKNKIKEIEDEYDFIFIDCPPSLGVLTINALTSVESVLIPIQCEFYALEGVGQLINTIQLVKKSLNKKLEIEGVVMTMYDYRTNLSNEVYDEVKNFFKDKVYNTKIPRNIRLAEAPSFGLPIMLYDEKCKGADSYKSLTKEFLSKQ
- a CDS encoding DUF3343 domain-containing protein, translating into MSYYVIVFKNTLDAMNAEKKLKENNYKFKIMPTPTSITQSCGICVRTENKEDIDNIISNNLIIYKNIYRKNNDEFIKIK
- a CDS encoding aminotransferase class V-fold PLP-dependent enzyme is translated as MNIYLDNASTTFPKPKAVADSIYNFLTKIGGNPGRANHDNALETNRLLIEARETIANFFNFDKIENIIFTSNITSSINILINGILKNGDHVITSSMEHNSVIRPLYRLKENHIIELDIVSANNFGFISPKDIENKIKENTKLVILNHASNVFGSIQPIQEVGKLCKKHNIFFIIDSAQSAGVLSIDFKTLNLSALAFTGHKSLFGPQGIGGFIINDDLNSICSPYTLGGTGSLSYSLTQPDFLPDKFEAGTLNMPGICGLLEGIKFINNEGINTIYEKNFYLRSHLLEELHNINNVILYDDINKADSYTSCLSLNVKDMDTSELSYILDNDYNIKNRSGLHCAPLAHKTVGTYPSGTVRLSISYFNTLEEINYVINSINNIIKLK
- the rsmG gene encoding 16S rRNA (guanine(527)-N(7))-methyltransferase RsmG; translated protein: MEFFQLMKEASLEAGIDLSEHQYDQFIKYMRLLQEWNEKINLTAITEDEEIIKKHFIDCIKAFKSEAIKNAKNIIDIGTGAGFPGLPIAIMNPNVQVTLLDSLNKRINFLNLVIGELGLKNVITIHSRAEDGARNKELREKFDVATSRAVANMAVLSEFCLPYVRMNGYFVALKGPAIEEELKDGQKAIDVLGGELKGIIKVNIEGSDLNHNIVEIKKIKVCPKIYPRKAGTVNKKPIK
- a CDS encoding DUF4446 family protein, with product MENILNIINEYSSFIIIGLLIITILLFIVVISLYSSVNKLEKKYRRLMRGSNNKNLEELIASKLEEIDKSMKASEEALNKYEDLKEEMKSCVNKIAIMRYKAFEDVGSDLSFSIAILDSYNDGIILTGIYSRQDSRTYAKPVDKGISRYELSEEETYVLNEAINK